TCAGTCATTCCTTTTATAAAGCTCAAAGTAGAAAGTAATGAATACTATAATATGCACCATGCaggtcttttttcttttctacatgTATCTCAAGGCACCCTTTTTAATAGACCTACAATATTTAACATCTACAGTTTATAAAGGCAAATTTATCATCTACTTGTACAGCTGTAACTTACTCCAAAAATGTACATATCATTTGTGACTGTGAAGTAAAGTTCAAGATGATTAAATAAATTTGTAGCATAAGGAACATTACACGGGTAACAATATTTAATGGACATATTGTAATGTACTTCAAAACACCCTTCACAGCATATTCAACATACTGCAGTATTTTAATAAACATGCATATACCAAACTTACAAAATAtggtactgtatgtacagtatatgcatgaagcataagaatatatacatttttaaatatatgaatgaatatgtacaaataatacataaatatacactttCTCCACTTCCACTCcaagaaacaaaattacacaaaagaagTATAACGAAatcatatttgataaaatattttctatcacTTGAAGCTTCACCAATAACAgtggaatattatttttcatattttcaattctaTACATGACTCTAAAAATGAGACTATGTAAATAAGGCTATTACTACccagttttgacatttttaatcaATCACAGATAATTCAGACAGtgtttcatcaccatcatcaataaGAGTTCCCTCTTCCATGGTCACACCCAAAATAACTCCTTGCCCATTCAGTTTACTGTTATCTGACTGGCTATCAAGGGACTCTAACCCTGTAGTAATACTAGGCAAATTTGAAGAGATTTCAGTTTTAAGTGGCCGTGCTAGAAAGGTTGATGCCATAGTTTTCTGTGGAGTTTTGAGTGAATTAAAAGAATTTGCTGGGACTGCCACTGAAAGAGTGGATGTTGTTACAGCAAGATGTTGAGAAGTTTTGGAAGTTATAGGAAAAGCTAGCTTTTTCAGTTCAAGTTGCTGGTACCCATCTTGTTTTAGAGTCAAAATATTACTTCTGTTCTCATCAGATGAATTTTCAAAACCTGTATCTGCTTTAATGAGAGACGCTAACTTTCCCTCCAGTGGTTGTGACAATAACAACTGTCCATTTGATAATGCTTTAAATGCAATTTTACCACCACCAGCTGCAACTAATCCCGACAAATTGATacttggtatgtttgttgatccCTTTTGTACCACTGCTGATCCTCCTTTGATAACCTGACCAGTTACAGCAACCTGAGGAGAACTTGAAGAGGTCACTACTGTGCCACCTACCTGTGAGGATCCTTCACTGTCATTGCTCGATCGATTCTTTTGAGATAGCGGTCCATTAATGATGTCAGATGATGTTAGCTGGGTTGAGGGAACTTGTAAAACTTCTCCTGTGTTTGTTGTCACTACTGTCATAGTCTCATTTTTATGGGAATGATGACAATGATTCTTTAATCCTTGATTTGTTATGTAACTCTTCCCACAGTAACAGCGATATGGTTTCCTCActctggaaaatatataaatttctttgctATATTAAACTTCTTACAGAATGCACTGCATACACTACAATAAACAGATAATCTCTGATAATCAAGAGATTGAAAGAAATCCTACTGTTGGTAATACAATACTGGCATGTATCAagcaggaaagtaaaaaaaaaaaaaaaaaaaaaaaaaaagtacatcacCAAAATTGCCTGTTACTTGGTATTTCTCAATGGTTTTATCTGAACTTTCAGTTCagataaaaccattttcatatatcgattattatgaaaaacttaaGAATAATTGTATTATTCAAGTTTCCTGCTGATAAATTTAAAAGCAATCCCCCCAACCTCTCCTCCCACTGCTGTCCAGTTTGGAAGAAAGTAGCACGTTCACCCTCAAGATAATATGCATGAACATTTGACATGGCCTGAACTGACCTAAATTTACTCAGTTGCTCAATTTCCCCATCTGTTTCCGAGTAACCATCATTTGTTATCACAAACCCATTCATCATAAAATAGCCTTAACAGTGTGGGATGCATCCAAGTACATGaagcaaaaaatgacaaaaagaatggTTTCACTGTGCAATGCTCAGCCAACTCCTAATTACCTGATCAACTGATAATATTCCTTTCAACTTGATAAAACTTGGCAATTGATTTATGTTCTTCAAAGAGGTGTTGCACTTTTCcaagaaatatgacaaattttaaatcaacatgtatttttcataaataacaaacTCTTGTCTTAACGTAACAGGATTTTCTCAAGCGCCTAGCTGGAGTCTGGTTATTACTAGCACAAGGTTTTGGTGGCAACAGGAGATAGCCAATGGGGAAAGAGGTGGGCAGAGCCAAACCTGGTTTCTCCCTAGTGGATGCTGTGATGCTTCAGCTCTCTCTTAATCACCTTCTGAGCAAGACGATCACTGTCTGTCTCGCTCAGAAGCCGGTTGTTTTTAGCAGCAATTTGTGGGTTATCAGTTCTGTTaatttaaaaggatttttatttcagaacttGCTATAACAATTACGtctgtttttgatattttgtctTTCCCCAGTTTGATAAaatgtttgcatttcattttgtcttttgggtgcaataatttcttcatataccTCATCTCCTCTTgaacttcttcctcttcctcagaaAACTTTAAATGACCAAGACATTATTGCATCCAAAGACAAGAGAAGCATAATAACAAAGAAGCATCACAAGGCATTCTAACCCAGATGAGAAGTGAGTTGCCTTATCAAGTAACTGACATAGCCCAAAACTTAAGTGAATAAGAGGACAACCATTAAGTCCATTTTGCCAACAGATATCACAGTACGAAGCCATCCTCAATACTGTACTGGGAATGAAAAAATCTATGGTTGGACTGCTACTTTTCAAAGATTCAGAATTACGTGCATGGACATTATTCAGGGCTAACTAATATGTATAAGggattacattatttttatctcCTAATACTGCAAGAGCATTACTGTATACTCGGAATGATTCCAGTAACTGCTGAAGATATTCCTTGTAACTAGAAAGTATCAAACTACAAGATGTCATATTTTAAGGGAAGGTACATCTGAGTGCATTCCCTGAGCAAATGGAGAGTACCAAAAGTCTGAACATTGTGGACCCTTTCAGTGAATTAGGCAAACACTGAAGAAAAACCTTATACAGTAAAGGCAAAACCTTTTATCAGACCACCAGTAAAAgctagagagaagagaaacaatgCCATCCTAGAAAAAGCAAAGTATGGCCAGACAAGTAGTACATGTACTGGGAAGGACAAGAGCTGCCTGAGCAAGGCACTAAGAGTATGTGATAAAACCAAATACCATGTATCATGTAAGAACTTATGGAAACAGCACAATTAGGTGCTAATGAATTAGAATATCCTTCCTCATTCTGAAGTGTACAGGAATCATTTAAAGGAGGGAAGTGGGTCATAAGGTCTGCTTCTAATGAATCCAGAGATGGATAGGAAGCCAATGAAGGTTATCAGAATCTTCCATCTGTCCTAAAATTTATGGCCTTGTGAACCTCAAAACCTAACTTTGTGTATGTAATGCTGGCTCACTGAATACCACTGGTCAACAAAGCAAGCAACAGAAGAAAGTAATGAGTCATAAAACCATCAATGAAAATCAAGTGAAACGGTAAAAACAAAGGATATTTGAGAAGTGCTTAAAGGTAATGACAATGCTCTAAGTAACAAACTGAGAATAAGAGCCAATTTACTTCATCATGCAAGTTCACATATGGAGCATCATTCACAAATCTCCAGGATGCCTGGTTGCTTTTGACAACACTAGGATCTGTAGCTGTTGGCTGTTACTGCACTCTACTTTTAGATATCTAATGCTCTACTGAAAGAAATGCCTAAAAACAAATCTCTAAATTTAGCTGCTTTAAAGAAGTGACTAGCTAGTCAAATACCACATACCTGTATTTACATAACAGTTTGTTGTTGCATGAATACTTCTATAtacttgtataaaaaattaatgtgttCATCCTACCTTACAAGAGAGAtctacaccattttttttattgtgttaatgaatTGGACTAGTCTCTAAAAAGCAAATATTCTCATGATAGCACTACAAAAGTCAACAAAtccaacaaaatatttatttgcttacttGCTGtcttttttatgagaattttttgCATGATACTTTATTCCATTTACATTCTTGTATCGCTTTCGACACCCAACAACAGGACAAACATAAGGCttttcttc
This genomic stretch from Macrobrachium rosenbergii isolate ZJJX-2024 chromosome 6, ASM4041242v1, whole genome shotgun sequence harbors:
- the LOC136839187 gene encoding uncharacterized protein isoform X2; the encoded protein is MNVTNPAIEALQESQQPSCLPLSSVLRFFSPSLPRSTPRKHLLSNRTPVGPPAKIAKLSNHKTVSPPPVTTTTSNGGGSLHLSSLLVSSAKNMMGSSSVGGSSVGGSSVGTPSSTRESTPVSAVSNSPPVSDCEEMLLSENEDSNDSWTTQDEIPAELIIKLASKGHTGGNGEEKPYVCPVVGCRKRYKNVNGIKYHAKNSHKKDSKVRKPYRCYCGKSYITNQGLKNHCHHSHKNETMTVVTTNTGEVLQVPSTQLTSSDIINGPLSQKNRSSNDSEGSSQVGGTVVTSSSSPQVAVTGQVIKGGSAVVQKGSTNIPSINLSGLVAAGGGKIAFKALSNGQLLLSQPLEGKLASLIKADTGFENSSDENRSNILTLKQDGYQQLELKKLAFPITSKTSQHLAVTTSTLSVAVPANSFNSLKTPQKTMASTFLARPLKTEISSNLPSITTGLESLDSQSDNSKLNGQGVILGVTMEEGTLIDDGDETLSELSVID
- the LOC136839187 gene encoding uncharacterized protein isoform X1, whose protein sequence is MAVFLLNHCKFNGCNLSFPNLLELIQHIEEIHIDPAIEALQESQQPSCLPLSSVLRFFSPSLPRSTPRKHLLSNRTPVGPPAKIAKLSNHKTVSPPPVTTTTSNGGGSLHLSSLLVSSAKNMMGSSSVGGSSVGGSSVGTPSSTRESTPVSAVSNSPPVSDCEEMLLSENEDSNDSWTTQDEIPAELIIKLASKGHTGGNGEEKPYVCPVVGCRKRYKNVNGIKYHAKNSHKKDSKVRKPYRCYCGKSYITNQGLKNHCHHSHKNETMTVVTTNTGEVLQVPSTQLTSSDIINGPLSQKNRSSNDSEGSSQVGGTVVTSSSSPQVAVTGQVIKGGSAVVQKGSTNIPSINLSGLVAAGGGKIAFKALSNGQLLLSQPLEGKLASLIKADTGFENSSDENRSNILTLKQDGYQQLELKKLAFPITSKTSQHLAVTTSTLSVAVPANSFNSLKTPQKTMASTFLARPLKTEISSNLPSITTGLESLDSQSDNSKLNGQGVILGVTMEEGTLIDDGDETLSELSVID